TCCCCTCGCGATCGGTGCGTCTCGACCGCGGGCTGTACGGGAGCCTGCGCACCGTCTCCGAGGAGGCCCTGCGCACCACCGAGCATCCGAAGTTCTCCCCGCGCCTCAAGTCGCGCGCGGTGAAGCTCGCGGCGGCGGCTTCCCTCCTGACGTACTTCCACGTCCCGGGTACCGAATCCATCGGGATCGGCCCGGCCGAGGCCGAGTTCGCGCGTCGTTTCTACGAGGACGAGATCCGCTCGCGCCAGGGCCGACAGGGATCTATCGAGTGACCCGGCCCCTTCGGGGAGTCGAGGATCCGTCGCGCGCGAGGCGCCTTACCCGGGCGCGTTCATCACGCGGCCGGAGTGGGCATCGACGAGGAAGACCACCGTTCCGCCCTTGTGCTCGATCGTGACCTGCCAGATCGGAGCGTGGAGGAGTTCGCCTTCCGAGACCTGGACGTCCGACTGGAAGTGGCTCACCATGCGGTGGCGCTTGTGGGCCTGCTCGGATTGGAGCTGGGTCACGTAGGCCTTCGCCGCGTTCTTCGCGGCCTCTTCCGTGAGGTCCCCGTTCAGGATCGGCGCACCGTTCGGGACGCTCTTTCGATCGAAGAACGTGCGCTCCGTCAGCGCGAATGCGTAGTCCTTGGGTTGGTAGTTCGAGAGCGCGCGGACGGCGAGGACGGGGTACTCATACTCCCCGGTGATGATGTCCTGCCGCGTCGAGTTCACGCTGGGCCCCGCCATGATCGGGATGAACATGCCCCCCCCTCCCATCTGCCGGTTGACCGCGCCGCCGATCGCCGCGCTCAGCGCCATCGTCGCCACGGTCGATCCGACGCCGACGGCGATGTCCGTGTACTGGTAGTTGGTGCTCGCCGAGACCGGCAGGATCCAGTACGGGATCATCGACAGCTTGTGATCGACGATCTTCGACTCCTCGAACTTCTTCCGGTTGAAGAACCCGGTGTCCATGAAGGCGCGGACGATCCCGAGCATCGCGTCCGGATCGATCAGCTTCGGCACGAGCATCGTGTGCTTGGAAATCTCGTTCCATCCGCTCCCCCCCAGCGAGACGGAACTCCCGCAGTAGTCGCAGGTGATCACCGTCTCCCCGAAGACCGGCTTGAGCGGGGCGCCGCACGAGGGACACTTGAACTCCTGCACGCCACCGGCGGCCGCCGGAGCGACGGTCGGGGCGGCATGGGAGGTCGAGGTAGAGGCCCCTGCGGCACTCGCGCCGCCCGGGGTCGGGGTACCGCATTTGAAGCAGAACTTCGCGTCGTCGGGGAGCTGCTGGCCGCACTTCACGCAAAACATTCGTTACTCTCCGTTCGAACCTCGGTCCGCAGACCGTCGCCTAGGAGCCGAGCGCAGCCCCGCAGTTCGGACAGAACTTTCCACTCCCGGCCACCACCGCCGAGCACTTGGGGCAGGTACGGGGCGCCGGTGCGGCGAGTGACGCGCCGCAGGCCGGACAGAACTTCTGGCCGGGAGCGGTCGCCGCGCCGCACTTCGGGCACGGAGGGCCGCCGGCGGGTGCCGGAGCGGCACCGATGGCCGCCCCGCATGCCGGGCAGAATCGGGTGCCCGGCGGCACCAGTGCCCCGCACTTCGGGCAGGGAGAGGAGGGACCGCCGCCATACATCCCGCTCATCTGGCCGGACATACCGTAGCCGATCCCCATTCCCGCGCCGAGACCGACGCCGGCGCCGGCGAGCGAACCCGCCGTTCCCGAGGTGTTGGACGCGGCCTCCGTCATCGCTTGGCCCGCCTGGTACTGCATGTAGTTGACGCCGAGAACGCCCATTTGGGATCGCGTGTTGACGGCCTTCTGCACTTCATCGGGCAGGTTGACCGAAAGGCCCTGGAGCTGGTTCATCTCGACCCCGAGCGGGCCGAAGTGATCCGGGGCGGCTCCGAGCACCGCCTGTTCGATCGTCGTCAGCTGGACGGCGAGGTCGGTGACGCGCACGCCCTGCTCCTTGAGCTTCCCGAGGGTGTTGTAGACGAGGATGACCATCTGGTCCCGCAGCCGGGTCTCGACATCGTCGCTCGACGCGGCCCCGAACGTTCCCACGAACTGGTTGATGAACACGTCCGCCGCGCTCACGCGCCAGCGGAAGCTGCCGAACACGCGCAGGCTGACGAGGCCGAAGTCCGGGTCGCGGAAGATGTACGGCTCCGAGCTGCCGAACTTGCCATCGAAGATGCGCTTCTGCAGGTAGTAGACCTCGGCCTCCTGTTGGACGCCCGAGAGCGCCTTGACGAGCCCGCCGACCACCGGCGCGTTCAGGCTCGTGAGGGCGTATCGGTCGGGACGGTCGATGTAGGAGAGGACCTTTCCGTCGCGGTAGAACACCGCCATCTCGTCCTCTCGGACGACGATGTTGTCGTTGAGGCGGATGTTGCGCGGAACGCGCCACATCACGTTGGGGCCCTTGTTGGCGTCGTCCCAGTTGATTGTCGTCGATCCGAACAGGCTCCCGCCCTTCGGCGGGATCGGTTGATTGGTCACCATCGTCTCGTTTCCTCCTTATTGCACCAGGATGCCTTGGACCGCCTTCAGCCGGACCTGGAATGCCTGCTGAAGCTGGCTGACCTGACTTCGCGCGCTGGCCACCAGGCGCTGCAGGTCCGCGGCATTCGCTCCGGCCGCGAGGGCGGGGAGGGGGGCGAGCGTCTGGTCGAGCTGGTCCGCCGCCAGGACGAAGCCGTAGTCGTACTCGTAGAGCCGGTCGAGATCAGCATTGCCGACCCGGGTCGCCGGCGAGATGCCCGAATACCCTTGTTCCGCGCTCCGGATCTTAGGCTCCAGGGTGAGGAGGTCGGAAATGAGCGGGGCGAGGTCCATCAGGACCGAGAACTGCCCGGACTGGGTCAGGGCCGCGCGCGCGTTCTCCGCGCTCGTGCGCGCGTTCTTGATCTTGTCCGCCACCTGGCGGCGTAGGATGCTGTCCGCCGCGCGAATGTCCTCGCCCTGGCGGTACGCTCGGAACCCGGGGACGAGCAGCTGCAATCGTTTGAGGGTCCCCCGATCCTGATCGACCTTCTCCCTCAGATCAACCGGAGCCGAACCGGCGGCCGCCGTCGCGGGCGGGGCCGGAATGGGGCCCCCACACGACGGGCAGAACCGGTCGGACGCACCCACCGGCGCGTGGCAGGACGGGCAGACCCGCGGGGCGGGTTCGGTCGGCCCGGGGGGAGGCATCACGTCAGGGACCCCGCGAGCTCGGGGGGGAGGGAGGAGGAGCGGTCGCCGGAGCGTCCGGCGCGTGAGCGGTCTGGTAATCGAACGCGGAGACGGGCGTCCGAGCGCGCCACTCGGCCCGGGCCGCCTCGCGGGGAGGCTCGGTCGCGAGCATTCGGCTGCGCCAGGCGATCCCCGCGATCGACCCGGCGAGAGCGACGAGCGTCAGGACGAGGCCGGTGACCTGCCAGACGAGCGCAAGGCTGTACGCCGGGGCCGGAAGCGCGAACGTGACGAGAAGGAGCGCGAACCCGAAGGCGTAGAACGCCCAGGCGAGGGTGCGCTGCGGGGCCGGGTTCGCCGCGGAGAGGGACTGCGCGAGGTAGGAGATCGCGGCGAACACCAACGAGAGGATCCCGATCGTGACCAGGCCGAGGTAGTGGCCGTTCTGGGGGAGCAGGAGGTACATCCCCACCATGAGCACGACCGCCGCGACGAACAGGATCGCGGCGACGATCGGCGCGGCGATGCGTGACACCGGCGTAGAAACGGAGGCCATTCGTGAACTCCGAGTGTAATGGGGGAGGGCGATATATCAGGATGACCCCCCGATGTGGGCGTCCGAGGAAGTTGGGATCGGCTGGGAGCGGAAGCACTCTCCGGCGAGAACGGTTCAGAGCCTCGGTTCCTCGTCGGTGCGCATGCGCCGAGGTGGGCGAGCTGCCGCTGCTTCCGGGGCGGGCGCGATCGACGGAGGGGCCACGACGGGCCGGGCTCGGGCCGCTGCCTCACGGGGAGCTCGAGGTTCCCTCGGCGGGCGCTCGGGAGCTTCGTCCTCATCGTCGTCCCGATCGGGTTCGTCACGGGCGTCCTTCGGAGGGGCCCGTTCTCGCCGTGTCAGAGCGGCTCGCGGGGTCACGGGCTCGGCTTCCTCTGCCGGCAGCGGGGGCCGTGGGCCCGCGTGAACCGGAGCGGCGTGGGCATGGGGCCGGTCCGGCCCGCCGATCGGTGCGTTCGATTGGTCCACGGGGTAGCGGCACTTCGGACACTGCCGGAAGTTGCCGAGACAGTGCTCGCAGATCGGAGCACCGCAAACATGCGTGATGGCGGCGATCCCGCCGCACCCGATGCACCGGATCGGCTCGGCTCCCCGCCGATGAGATATCGGAGTGAGCCCGGCGGAAGCCCCGCCGAGAGACACCCCGTATCCCCCGCCCCCCGAGGGATGACCGGCGACGAGCCCGGCGGCGCCTTCGTGGGGGAAGAAATGCGGCTCGGCGACCAGAACGGGGAGCGCCGCGTTCGCGAAGGCAGCCGCCGCCGGAGCGGCCCCGCCTCCCAGCGTGAGCGTGGGCAGAGGCGCGTGGGCGGCGCCCCCGGCACGCTCCACGGTCTGGATGAGGCGCGCCTTGAAGATCCCGATTCGAAGGTCGCGCACGAGTTCAAAGACGGTTCGATCGTCGCCGCCGGCGCTCATCGCCTGGCGTGCTAGCTCTTCGACATCGGGGGTGAGCTCGAGATTCTCCGGCCGGATATCGAGGTGGAGCACGGCCTCGAGGTAGGCGAAGAGCCTCTGGACCTGTTCGAGGGACGTCTCCGCCGGGCTGAGCACGGCGATGTCCGCGAGGCTCAGCGAACCGGGTTCGATCCCGCCCGGCCATCGCTCGACAGCCGAAGTGATCAGACGGACCGATACCGCCTCGAGCTCGGCGAGTTCCGCCGCGGGCAGGCGATAGACATCGATCTTCGGGGTCCGGCCCATCGCCGCGATCACCGAATCGAGCATCTCGAATGGCACTCGAAGGGAGACGAAGAGATCGTTCTTGGTGATGGGGCGGTGCAAATCGGCTTCGAGGCGCAGGGCCGCGAGGCCCTGTCGGTCGATGGCGAAGTCGCGTCGCTTCTGGCCGGCGGCCTTCTTCCCTTCCTTGGCCGCGTCGGACTCGGGGTCGATCAACAGCGCGCGATCGAAGCTGGCGAGCGCCGGCTCGGGCTGCCGAGCGGCGAGCAGTGCGAGACCCCGGCGGGTCCATGCGTTCCCATCGTGGGGTGCGATCTGAACGGCCCGATCGTACAACGAGAGTGCCTCGGTGGAGTCCCCCCGGCGCTCGGCGACGAACCCGGCCCGCAGCAGGATCGATGCGTTCCCCGGGACGAGCTCGACCGCGTGCGCGAATGCGGCGGCGGCTCCGGCCCAGTCCTCCCGGGAGATGTCGAGCTCTCCGAGACGGATCCACAGCGAACTGGATTTCGGGAGGAGCTCGAGCCCGTGCTGGACCTCGCGAGCGGCTTCGTCCCGGTTTCCGAGCCCGCTCTCCGCCTCGGCGAGCAGGAGCACGAGTCGTTCGTCCCGGGGGATGCGGCCGAGCGAGCTGCGCAACAGCTCGCGCGCTTCGGAATGCTTGCCCTCCTCCATGAGGGAGTGGGCGGTTCCCGCAACGGCCACGGCTGAGCTCGGTTCCTTGCGAAGGATCTCCTCGTAGATGGCGCGCGCTTCCGCCGGGCGTTCGGCCCGCGATAGGATCTCCGCGCGCAGGAGGAGCATCGCATCATCCGCAGGGTCTGGGGCGGTACCCGGAGCGCTCCCGGCATCCAGCCGCTCGAGCGCGAGGTCCGGGCGGCCGGATTCCATCAGGAGACGGACCCGACGGAGCGTCACGTCGCGGGTGCGCTCTGGATCGATCTCTATCACCTGGCCATAGGCCGCTTCCGCCTCCCCGACCATCGAGAGCCGAGCCGCGAGATCGCCAAGTCGCAGGTAGAGCGTGGGATCGCGGGCGTCGGGACCGTCGATGCGCAGTACCGCATGGAGCGTATCGTACGCCGCTCGAGTCTCTCCCGTGATCTCCTGGACCTCGGACCTCTCGATCTGGACCGCACGATCGGCCGGGTCGAGTCGGGCAATTGCGGTCAGGGAGTACAGAAGTTCCTGCGGGTTGCGCAGGGCTCGATAGGCTTCGGCGCGGGTGCGCCATACATCGACATCCTCCGGGCGTTGCGCGAGAAGGGAGTCGCATACTCGCACGCAGGCCGCCGGGTCGCCCGCCAACTCGAAGGTGCGCGCGATGCCCAACAGCCCTCCGCGATCGTTCGGGGCGGATCGCAGCCCCTCCTGGTACTCCGCGATCGCCTCCGGGAACGCCCCACGCTCGGCGAGCGAGCGCGCGTGCTGGAACACGGCGTGGGCGGGTTCTAGTTCGCCCGGGCCGGGCGGCTCAGTGACAACAACTCTCCCGGGCATCGATGGTAAAAACGGCGGTATATGCGATAAATAGCTTCTCTACCACAGGAAGCGGAACTCCGGGCACGGACTCGAGGACGGCGCCGGTCGTCGGCCGACGCTCGACCGGCCCGCCGCCGCGTTGCCGAGGAGTTTATTCCTCGGGCGCCCTCGGGCAATCGTGCGGCCACCCACCTCGCCCCCGCGGAAGTCGATCTTCGACCCGGTCCACGGTCAGATCGAGCTCGAGGGGGCCGCGCTCGCGCTGGTCGGAACGCGGGAGTTCCAGCGCCTCTGGGGGATCCACCAGACGGGGTTCGCCCACCTCGTGTTCCCGGGAGCGAATCATACGCGACTCGAACACTCGCTCGGTACCTACTGGGTCGCGCGGGAGATGGCTCGCCACCTCGATCTGGACGCCCCTTCGACCGAGCTCGCGATGGTCGGCGGGCTGCTCCACGATCTGGGTCACCCGCCCTTTTCCCACACTCTCGAACCCTCCATGCGGGAGGTGCTGGGACGTGGGCACGAGGCGGTCTCGCGCGCCCGGATCGTCGGAGCGGAGATCCCCGGTGTGGAGGAGGACCCCGAGGCGGTCACGGTTCCGACCACCCTCGAGAAGCACGGACTCCGGCCCCGGGACATCGCCGACCTCGTCGATCCGCCGCGCCACCGGGAGCTCCATGGACTCCTCCGCTCGATGCTGCACAGCGCGGTGGACGCGGATCGCATCGATTACCTTCAGCGCGATGCGCACTACACCGGGGTCGCACACGGCGCGATCGACGCGGTGCGGCTGCTCGACACCATCCGAGCCCACCGCGATCGGATCGCGTTTGCCGAGAAAGGCCGGATGGCGGTCGAGGGGTTCCTCGTCGGTCGGGCCCTGATGTACGCGGCAGTGTACTACCACAAGACGGTGCGCGCCGCCGAACTCATGGCCCAGGCGGCCGTCGAGCGCTCCGAAGGGTATCCGGAATCCGCGCGTGTTCTGTTCTCGTGGACCGATGGCGAGCTCCTCACCCGCCTCCCCGATCGTGGAGGTCTCACGGCGCGACTGGTGAAGGGCCTGCTCGAGCGGCGCTTGTACAAGCGCGCGTATCGTCTGACGGAACTCGATGCGGGAAGGGCCCGCCGGTGGGCTCGGATCCTGCGCTCACCGGCCGAGCGTCGACAACGCGAGGACGCGCTCGCCGAACGCCTCCGAGCGCCGCCGGGGAGCGTCCTCTTCGATCTCGCGGGCCTCGAACCCCGGGGCCGCCCCCTCGACGATTGGGCGGCGATCGCCGTCCTCGGGCGTCGGGGCGCGACGTACCCGTTCCGAGCCGCCTCTCCCTGGAGAGCCTTGGTCGAGCGACCCGCGGCCGACTCGCCCGTCGTGGTGTACACCGCCCCGCGGTATCGGGCGGCGGCGTCTCGGATACTGGCGCGCTCGCCCTCGCTCCTTCCCTAGCGAACTCTCGGAGCCTTCACTCGAGAGCGAGCACGCGATTCCACTGGGCCCCCGTCAACGGGAGGACGGAGAGCCGACCGATCCGCACGAGGGGGGAGTCGGAGAACACCGCCTCCTGCTTCAGCCGTTCGAGCGGTACGGGGTGGTGGAGGGCGCGTACGGGGCGGACCTCGATCGACCAGGAGCCCCGATCATCGTGAGGGTCGGGGCGAGGCTCGGAGGAGACCCGGAGGATTCCCACCGCGGCGCGTTCCGCGCCGGTATGGTACATAATCGCTTCGTCGCCGGGCCGCATCGCGCGCAGATGCCGGAGCGCGAGCGCATTGTGAACGCCGTTCCACTCGGTCGTGCGATCCCGGACGAGATCGGAGAATCGATAGCTCTCCGGATCCTCTTTGAGCAGCCATCGCGCCATAACCTCCCGAGTTCGCCGGAGGCATTACGGGCTCGGTCCGCCACGCCCTTTATACCGGACGGTCCCTCGGTACGCTGTGCGCGTCGTCCTGGTCGGCACCGGGGTCTATCCCATCCCGCCGCCCGGCTACGGTGCGATCGAGCGCCTCATCGCCCAATACGCGCAAGCGCTGCAGGCCGGTGGCCACGCGGTCACGGTAGTTCAGGAGGTCCGGCGCCAGCAGCCCGTCGACGAATACTGGTTCGCAGGCCGGTTGAAGGGGCTCCTCCGTTCCCAGACCGCCGACATCGTTCACGCTCAGACCCCGGTGGTGGGGAACCGGATCGCCTCGCTCGGCATCCCGTACGTCTACACGACCCATTCTCGCAACTGGTTCTCGGTTCGGGGGCTCACGCAGCGATGGGGATTCCGGCTGGAACGCCGCGCGATCTCGCGCTCGGCGGCCACGATCTGCCCGACGGATCGCCTCAACGCGGAGGTCAGCCGGCGCTTGGGAACCCATCGCCCCGCGGAGCTTCCGACGATCCCCATCGGAATCGATGTGGGCTCGTGGCGACCGGCCGAACCACCCCCCGCGACGGTCTCCGCCCTCGCGGTAGGGACCGTGATCCCGATCAAGCGATGGGAGCAAGCCGCGGGCGCCCTCGCGGGAACGGGGATCCGACTGCGTCTTGCCGGCCCGGTGCCGGATCGCGCCTACGCCGAGCGCGTTCGATCGGCCGGTCCCGTGGAGATCCTCGGCGAGATCCCCGATGCCCAACTGCAGGAGGAGTACCACGCCGCGTCGTTCCTGATCCACCCCAGCGCGAGCGAGATCCTTCCCGTCGCTGTGCTCCAGGCTTTCGCGTGCGGAATCCCCGTGATCGGGTCGGAGGCCATCCGGCCGGTGCTCGAAGATGGAATCGCCGGATTCATCGCGGTGCCGGATTCGCGCGGCAGCCTCGCCTCGAGCCTTCGGGCGCTCGCCGTGCAGCTCCGAGATGACCGTCCGTTGCGCGCACGCCTGGGCGCCGGGGCTCGGCGCTGCGCGGAGGAGCGGTACAGCTGGCCGAAGATCGTGGCCGCTCATCTCGACCTGTACGAGGCCGTCCGCAATCGCTTCGGCCCGGCACTCCCCGGCTAGCCCCGTACGACCCGCGGACGCCCGGGCTCGCCGGTCGCCTCGATGGCGTCGAGGCCGTAATTTCAAGGATTCCGAAGATACTCTCTTATGGGGTACGCCCTATCGCGTCTCCGGTGCTGAGGTAGCCTAGCTCGGCCAAGGCGCCAGATTCGAGATCTGGTGGTGCGTATGCATCGCGGGAGTTCAAAGGGGACCCGGCCACATGTCCGGGTCTCGGAGATTCTCCCCCTCAGCGCCTCCCATCGCCCGCGGCGGATCGTTGTCACGCTCGAGATCACGCGGGCGGGTTCGGTAGACCGACGTCGGGTCCTCATCGCCCCCGGCTCTTCGATCCGGGAGGCGCTCGCAGCCGTGGGAGCTCCGCCGGAAGGTAGCGCGGTCCTCCGCGAGGGAGTTCCTCAGCCACTCGATGCGACGATCGACCGCTCGGTGCGCCTCACGGTCATTCCCACGTTCTCGGGGGGATAGTTCCGCCGCCCATGCCTTCCGCGCGGGGCGCGGGGGTTGCAGGGCACGCAGGAATCGTTCCCGAACCGACCGAAAAGTACGACTACCTCCAGAGGATGGAGCCGGAGATGACGACCCTCCGCGAGCTGGACACTGCGATCCGGACCCGGCACCTGCTGAAGCACCCGTTCTACACGGCATGGTCGCGCGGCGAACTTTCGCTCGACACGCTTCGACAGTACGCCGGCCAGTACTACCACTTTGAATCCAACTTCCCGCGCTACGTCGGGGGCGCCTACGCCCGGCTCCAGCGCGCGGAGGATCGTCGCGTCCTGCTCGAGAACCTCCAAGACGAGGAGGGGTCGTCGCCGACGCACCCGGAACTCTGGATCGATTTCGCCCGTGGGATCGGAGCTCGCTGGTCCGCCCGCCGGCCCCCCGCGCCTACGCGGCCCACTCGGAACCTCTGCTCGACCTACGAGGCGCTCACGATCGGGGCCGGCGAAGCCGCCCCGGCACTCGGAGCTCTGTACGCGTATGAGGCGCAGTTCGCCGAGGTCGCGGCGGAGAAATCGCGCGGCTTGCGGGCGTTCTACGGCGTCCGAGCGAAATCGGCCCACGAGTTCTTCCGAGTCCACACGGTCGCCGACGTGGAGCACTCGGCTGCGGAGCGAGCTGTCCTCGCCCGGGAGTTGCGGGCGTCGCCCTCCGCGGGTCCCGCGACCGGCCGCGCGGTCGACCGGACCCTGGGCGCCTGGTGGAGCTTCCTCGATTCGTTCGCTGGCTGAACGAACCGAGGAACCAGCGGAAACGGAACTCCCTCGAAGCCGAACCGTAACGCTCATATAGGTATCGCAAGTGGTTTATACCACTTGTCGCGCGTCG
Above is a window of Thermoplasmata archaeon DNA encoding:
- a CDS encoding zinc ribbon domain-containing protein, with the protein product MFCVKCGQQLPDDAKFCFKCGTPTPGGASAAGASTSTSHAAPTVAPAAAGGVQEFKCPSCGAPLKPVFGETVITCDYCGSSVSLGGSGWNEISKHTMLVPKLIDPDAMLGIVRAFMDTGFFNRKKFEESKIVDHKLSMIPYWILPVSASTNYQYTDIAVGVGSTVATMALSAAIGGAVNRQMGGGGMFIPIMAGPSVNSTRQDIITGEYEYPVLAVRALSNYQPKDYAFALTERTFFDRKSVPNGAPILNGDLTEEAAKNAAKAYVTQLQSEQAHKRHRMVSHFQSDVQVSEGELLHAPIWQVTIEHKGGTVVFLVDAHSGRVMNAPG
- a CDS encoding SPFH domain-containing protein, whose product is MVTNQPIPPKGGSLFGSTTINWDDANKGPNVMWRVPRNIRLNDNIVVREDEMAVFYRDGKVLSYIDRPDRYALTSLNAPVVGGLVKALSGVQQEAEVYYLQKRIFDGKFGSSEPYIFRDPDFGLVSLRVFGSFRWRVSAADVFINQFVGTFGAASSDDVETRLRDQMVILVYNTLGKLKEQGVRVTDLAVQLTTIEQAVLGAAPDHFGPLGVEMNQLQGLSVNLPDEVQKAVNTRSQMGVLGVNYMQYQAGQAMTEAASNTSGTAGSLAGAGVGLGAGMGIGYGMSGQMSGMYGGGPSSPCPKCGALVPPGTRFCPACGAAIGAAPAPAGGPPCPKCGAATAPGQKFCPACGASLAAPAPRTCPKCSAVVAGSGKFCPNCGAALGS
- a CDS encoding zinc ribbon domain-containing protein, whose amino-acid sequence is MMPPPGPTEPAPRVCPSCHAPVGASDRFCPSCGGPIPAPPATAAAGSAPVDLREKVDQDRGTLKRLQLLVPGFRAYRQGEDIRAADSILRRQVADKIKNARTSAENARAALTQSGQFSVLMDLAPLISDLLTLEPKIRSAEQGYSGISPATRVGNADLDRLYEYDYGFVLAADQLDQTLAPLPALAAGANAADLQRLVASARSQVSQLQQAFQVRLKAVQGILVQ
- a CDS encoding tetratricopeptide repeat protein gives rise to the protein MPGRVVVTEPPGPGELEPAHAVFQHARSLAERGAFPEAIAEYQEGLRSAPNDRGGLLGIARTFELAGDPAACVRVCDSLLAQRPEDVDVWRTRAEAYRALRNPQELLYSLTAIARLDPADRAVQIERSEVQEITGETRAAYDTLHAVLRIDGPDARDPTLYLRLGDLAARLSMVGEAEAAYGQVIEIDPERTRDVTLRRVRLLMESGRPDLALERLDAGSAPGTAPDPADDAMLLLRAEILSRAERPAEARAIYEEILRKEPSSAVAVAGTAHSLMEEGKHSEARELLRSSLGRIPRDERLVLLLAEAESGLGNRDEAAREVQHGLELLPKSSSLWIRLGELDISREDWAGAAAAFAHAVELVPGNASILLRAGFVAERRGDSTEALSLYDRAVQIAPHDGNAWTRRGLALLAARQPEPALASFDRALLIDPESDAAKEGKKAAGQKRRDFAIDRQGLAALRLEADLHRPITKNDLFVSLRVPFEMLDSVIAAMGRTPKIDVYRLPAAELAELEAVSVRLITSAVERWPGGIEPGSLSLADIAVLSPAETSLEQVQRLFAYLEAVLHLDIRPENLELTPDVEELARQAMSAGGDDRTVFELVRDLRIGIFKARLIQTVERAGGAAHAPLPTLTLGGGAAPAAAAFANAALPVLVAEPHFFPHEGAAGLVAGHPSGGGGYGVSLGGASAGLTPISHRRGAEPIRCIGCGGIAAITHVCGAPICEHCLGNFRQCPKCRYPVDQSNAPIGGPDRPHAHAAPVHAGPRPPLPAEEAEPVTPRAALTRRERAPPKDARDEPDRDDDEDEAPERPPREPRAPREAAARARPVVAPPSIAPAPEAAAARPPRRMRTDEEPRL
- a CDS encoding HD domain-containing protein; this encodes MRPPTSPPRKSIFDPVHGQIELEGAALALVGTREFQRLWGIHQTGFAHLVFPGANHTRLEHSLGTYWVAREMARHLDLDAPSTELAMVGGLLHDLGHPPFSHTLEPSMREVLGRGHEAVSRARIVGAEIPGVEEDPEAVTVPTTLEKHGLRPRDIADLVDPPRHRELHGLLRSMLHSAVDADRIDYLQRDAHYTGVAHGAIDAVRLLDTIRAHRDRIAFAEKGRMAVEGFLVGRALMYAAVYYHKTVRAAELMAQAAVERSEGYPESARVLFSWTDGELLTRLPDRGGLTARLVKGLLERRLYKRAYRLTELDAGRARRWARILRSPAERRQREDALAERLRAPPGSVLFDLAGLEPRGRPLDDWAAIAVLGRRGATYPFRAASPWRALVERPAADSPVVVYTAPRYRAAASRILARSPSLLP
- a CDS encoding EVE domain-containing protein, with amino-acid sequence MARWLLKEDPESYRFSDLVRDRTTEWNGVHNALALRHLRAMRPGDEAIMYHTGAERAAVGILRVSSEPRPDPHDDRGSWSIEVRPVRALHHPVPLERLKQEAVFSDSPLVRIGRLSVLPLTGAQWNRVLALE
- a CDS encoding glycosyltransferase family 4 protein — its product is MRVVLVGTGVYPIPPPGYGAIERLIAQYAQALQAGGHAVTVVQEVRRQQPVDEYWFAGRLKGLLRSQTADIVHAQTPVVGNRIASLGIPYVYTTHSRNWFSVRGLTQRWGFRLERRAISRSAATICPTDRLNAEVSRRLGTHRPAELPTIPIGIDVGSWRPAEPPPATVSALAVGTVIPIKRWEQAAGALAGTGIRLRLAGPVPDRAYAERVRSAGPVEILGEIPDAQLQEEYHAASFLIHPSASEILPVAVLQAFACGIPVIGSEAIRPVLEDGIAGFIAVPDSRGSLASSLRALAVQLRDDRPLRARLGAGARRCAEERYSWPKIVAAHLDLYEAVRNRFGPALPG
- a CDS encoding iron-containing redox enzyme family protein, with protein sequence MPSARGAGVAGHAGIVPEPTEKYDYLQRMEPEMTTLRELDTAIRTRHLLKHPFYTAWSRGELSLDTLRQYAGQYYHFESNFPRYVGGAYARLQRAEDRRVLLENLQDEEGSSPTHPELWIDFARGIGARWSARRPPAPTRPTRNLCSTYEALTIGAGEAAPALGALYAYEAQFAEVAAEKSRGLRAFYGVRAKSAHEFFRVHTVADVEHSAAERAVLARELRASPSAGPATGRAVDRTLGAWWSFLDSFAG